GAGATGGAGACCGATCTCGGCCTGCTGCAGCTCCAGCTCGACATCGCCGATTTCGTGGAGGAGGTGCACTCCGTCCACCACCCCGTCGCGCATGACTTGTATTATGCCGACCAGATGGATGCCGCTTTCGAGAAAGCTGCCTATTTCCGCGCCCAGCGCATCCCCAAATACCTTATCCATTTCGACAATGCGATTGCGGCGAGCGGCGGGCCTTTCATGCTCGGCCAGCAGCCCAGCCATGTCGATACAAGCCTTTTCCAAGTGATGGAGGGGCTGGACTATGCCTTCCCGCGTTACATGAAGGAAATGCAGGGCCACTGGCCGCATCTCGAAGGGCTGCAAGGCGCCGTGCCGGAGATCGAGGGCGTTGCCGATTACCTCGCCAGCGAACAGCGGCTGGAGTTCAGCGAAGACGGGATATTCCGGCATTACGAGGAGTTGGACGAGCAATAGGAGAAGCGCGCAAATGTCCATCGTGAAGACCGTCACCCCCACCAGCCACGATCTTGGCGGTTTCACCGTGCGGCGCGCGGTGCCGAGCAAAGAGGCGCGCATGGTGGGGCCGTTCGTCTTCGTGGACCAGTTCGGCCCGGCGCAGCTTGATCTGGGCAAGGGAATGGATGTGCGCCCACATCCGCATATCAACCTCGCCACCGTCACATGGCTGTTCGACGGCGCGATCGAGCATCGCGATTCCATCGGCAGCTATTCCACCATCCGCCCCGGCACGGTGAATTTGATGACGGCGGGCAGCGGCATCGTCCATTCGGAGCGCAGCCCGCAGGAAGAGCGCGCGAAAGGCCCGGCGCTGTATGGTATGCAAACCTGGCTCGCTCTGCCGGACGGTCAGGAAGAGATCGATCCTGCGTTCGAGGCCGTCAGCGACTTGCCATGGATCGACGGCGACGGCGCGCGGGCGCAGATCATCATGGGTGAGCTCTGGGGCGAGCGCGCGCCCACAACGACGCATGCCGAAACCATCTATGCCGAAATCGTGCTGAGCGAAGGCGGCTCGATCCCCATCGATGCCGAGGCAGACGAGCGCGCGTTGATGCTGGTCGGCGGGGATGCCAGCGTCGACGGCATGGCGCTAAACCTCTACGATCTCGTCGTGCTGAAACCTGGCGCGGCGATGACGCTTTCCAGCCGCTCCGGCGGGCGCGTGATGCTGCTGGGCGGCGAAGCCTTTGCGACCAAGCGCCATGTCTGGTGGAATTTCGTGAGCAGCGACCGCGAGCGGATCAACCAGGCAAAAGAAGATTGGCGCGAAGGCCGCTTTGCCAAAGTGCCGGGTGACGATGCGGAGTATATCCCGTTGCCCGATGGCAAGCCGAAGACGGTCAGCTATCCGTGACGCAAATCGTCATCCCCGCGCAGGCGGGGATCCAGCTTGAGCGCGACACACCCATGGATTCCCGCTTTCGCGGGAATGACGAATGTGGTTTAGGAAATGCCATGAAGAAACCCGTCCTTCCCTTGATCGCCCTCGGCCTTGCCGCCGCTTCCGTCGTCACCGCTACCGCGCAGGACATGGCGGCACCCGCGCCCGGCGAAGTCGGCAGCCTCGAATGGCACAACGCGCAGCAACTTGCTCTGCATGAACGCACTGCGGCGGATGGCTGGTCCACGCTCGACGGCGGCATCAAGTTTCGGCGGTTTGGCGGAGACGGAAGCGGTCCGGCGCCTACTGTCGAGGACGAAATTACCATCCATTATCACGGCACCTTTCCCGATGGCACGGTGTTCGACAGCTCGCTTGAACGCGGTGAGCCCGCCACTTTCCCACTCTCGCGGCTGATCCGGGGTTGGCAGACGGCGATCCCGTATATGGGTGTGGGTGACAGTGCGACGGTCGTTATCCCGGCAGAGCAGGCCTATGGTCTGGAAGGCCGTGGGCCGATCCCCGGCGGCGCTACCCTTATTTTCAATATCGACCTGCTGGGCATCCCCAGCCAGCCGAGCGTGCCTCCAGCTATCTCGCAATGAGCGAGCTCACCCGCGTCGAGCTGCAAAACGGCATTGCGCTGGACGTCTGGGACAGCGGCCCACGCGATGCACCCGCGCTCATATTCCTGCACGGTTTTCCCGAGAACCACCGGACCTGGCGGCACCAGATCGAGCATCTAAACACGCGCTTCCGCTGCATCGCGCCCGACCAGCGCGGTTACGGCAATTCTTCGCGGCCCGAGGGTGTGGAGCATTACGATCCGCAAGCGCTGGTCGGCGATATCGTCGCTCTGGCAGGCGCCCTTGATGTGGCCGAGTTTACCGTGGTCGGGCACGATTGGGGCGGTGCGCTGGCATGGGGCATTGCCGCGTTAGGGCAGGCGACCGGCCTCGTCACCCGCGCCGTGATCGCCAACGCCCCGCACCCCGCCGTCTTCCAGCGCCTGCTGCTGACCGACCGCGCCCAGCGCGAGGCCAGCCAGTATATGCGTACTTTCCGCGATCCCGCGAATGACGCGCTGGTGCGCGAACACGGGCTTGGCGCGCTTTTGCAACAGGCGCTCAGCTGGACGGACCGCCCGGATTACGATCCGGCCGAACTGGCAGTGCTGATGGAGCAATGGTCCGATCCGGACCGCGCCATCGCCATGCTCAACTGGTACCGCGCCAGCGGCATCGGCGTGCCGGGCATGGACGATCCCTATGCCGATCCCGCCGATGTCACGCCGCCGCCCTTCCCGCGCCTCGACATCCCGACGCTGGTGATCTGGGGCATGGACGATGAGGCACTTCTGCCTGCCAATATCGAGGGGCTGGACGAGTGGGTGTCCGACCTCACCATCCAGCGCGTTCCCGATGCAGGCCATTTCGTGCCGTGGGAAGCGCCCGACCCGGTGAATGCCGCGATGGCAAGGTTCCTGGAAAAGACCGCGTAAGCGCCTTTGGGCGGCATTGCCCTTTCAACCGCTTAGCCCTACATCGCGCGCCGATGACACAAACCGCCGACACCGCCCGGTCCGGGCCCCTGACTTTCGCCATTCCCAAGGGACGCATCCTCGACGAGGCGCTGCCGGTGATGGCGGATGCCGGCATCGTGCCCGAGGCCGCCTTTCACGACAAGCTGGACCGGTCGCTCAGCTTCGCCGACGAGACTGGCGATATGCGCATCCTGCGCGTGCGTGCTTTCGATGTGGCAACTTTCGTGGCTTTCGGCGCGGCGCAGATGGGGATTGTCGGCTCCGACGTTGTCGAAGAGTTCGACTATTCGGAGCTCTATGCCCCGGTCGACCTCGGCATCGGTGCGTGCCGCCTTTCAGTGGCAGAGCCGGCAGACCCTGCCGAACAGGGCAGCGGCAATGCCAGCCACTTGCGTGTGGCGACGAAGTATCCGAACCTCACCAGCCGATATTTCGAGAAGCAGGGCATCCAGGCCGAATGCATCAAGCTGAACGGCGCGATGGAACTCGCCCCGTCCATCGGCCTTGCCGGCCGCATCGTGGACCTTGTGTCCACCGGCGGTACGCTGAAATCCAATGGTCTGGTGGAGACGAAGGTCATCATGCAGGTGAGCGCACGGCTGATCGTCAACCGCGCCGCCTGGAAAACCGATCCGCGCGTTGCCGCGCTGGTCGAGCGTTTCCGCGCGCAGGCCGAGAGGGAGGCCGCCTGATGCGCCGTCTCTCCATCCATGACGAGGACTTTGCCACCAAGTTCGACCGGATCGTCGAGGACCGCCGCGAAAGCGACGCCAACGTCGCCAGCGATGTGCGCTCGATCATCGAGCAGGTGCGGCTGAAAGGCGACGAGGCGCTGGTGGATTACACCATGCGTTACGACAAGCACGCGCTCACCGCCGATGTCGCCAGCTGGAAGATCGGCAAGGACCAGTGCAAGGTCGCTTACGACATGCTGCTGCCCGACGTGCGCGAGGCGCTGGACCTCGCGGCCACGCGCATCCGGGCTTACCATGAAGGCCAGCTGCCCGAAGATCGCGACTATCGCGATGCGACGGACACGCGCATCGGGGCGCGCTGGAATGCGGTGGAAGCGGCGGGCCTGTATGTGCCCGGCGGCCGTGCAGCCTACCCCTCCAGCCTCCTGATGAATGCGATCCCGGCAAAGGTTGCAGGCGTGGACAGGCTGGTCGTCTGTACGCCGACGCCGAAAGGCGCGATGAACGACCTCGTGCTGGCTGCCGCGCATCTGGCGGGTGTGGACGAAATCTGGCGCATTGGCGGCGCGCAGGCAGTTGCCGCGCTCGCCTATGGCACGCGGCGCATCCGCCCGGTCGATGTGATCACCGGCCCGGGCAATGCATGGGTCGCGGAAGCCAAACGCCAGCTTTACGGCGTGGTCGGCATCGACATGGTAGCCGGGCCGAGCGAAATCCTGGTGATCGCCGACGACAGGAACGATCCCGACTGGATCGCGGCAGACCTGATGAGCCAGGCCGAGCACGACCCGACCAGTCAGTCCATCCTCATCACCGATGACCGCGCCTATGCTGCCGCCGTGGAAGATGCGGTGGACGTGCTGCTCGCCCAGATCGCCACCGGCATGACCGCCACCGAGAGCTGGGCGCAGCACGGCGTGGTGGTCGTGGTGGACGATTTGCTGGAGGATGCCCCGGCCCTCGCCAATCGCCTCGCCGCCGAACACGTCCAGATCGCGATCGACGATCCCGAAGCGATGTTCGCCAAAATTCGCCATGCTGGCAGCGTCTTCCTTGGCCGCCACACGCCCGAAGCCATCGGCGATTATGTCGCCGGGCCGAACCATGTGCTGCCGACCGGACGCCGCGCGCGCTTTTCCAGCGGGCTTTCAGTGCTCGATTTCATGAAGCGCACCAGCTTCATCGAACTGGACGAGGCCGGTCTGGCAAAGCTCGGTCCGGCCGCCGCCGCGCTGGCCGAAATCGAAGGGCTGCCCGCCCATGCCCGCAGCGTTACCGTGAGATTGAAATGAGCCAGAACAAACGCTCGCCAAATAGTCGTTCAAGGGCGAGAAGCGCCGCGCGCCTTGCCGCCGTGCAGGCGCTGTACCAGCGCCACATGGAAAAGACCGCGCTCGCCAAACTGCTGGACGAGTTCCACCAGCACCGGCTCGGCGCGGAGATCGAGGACGAGCAGTACGAGGATGCCGAAGTCGAATTTTTCGACGACGTCGTTTCCGGCGTGGTCGCGCGACAGGTGGAGATCGATACGCTGTTGACGGGGCGTCTGGCCGAAGGCTGGACGCTGCTGCGGCTCGACAAGACCATGCTGCAGATCCTGAGATGCGGGGCCTACGAGCTGCTCGCCCGCGCCGATGTACCGATGGCCACCGCAATCAGCGAATATGTCGATGTGGCGCATGCCTTCTTCGACCAGCGTGAAGCGAAATTCGTAAACGGCGTGCTGGATGGCGTGGCGAAGGAAGTGCGGGCTTAGCTCCTTTTCATCACCCCGGACTTGATCCGGGGTCCGGCTTCCTTTTCAAGTCATAGAGATAAGAGCGGGATCCCGGATCAAGTCCGGGATGACGGAGTGCCCAACTTGAACGAAGCCGAATTTATCGCCGCCCTGCGCAGCCTCCCGCTCCACCCCGGATCGCGTGGCCTGATGGACGATGCCGCGGTGCTGGAATTCGGCGGCGAAACGCTGGTCCTCACCCACGACACGATGGTCGAAGGCATGCATTTCCTGCCGTCGCAGGACATGGCCGATGTCGCTTGGAAGCTGGTGGCCACCAACCTGTCCGACTTGGCAGCAAAAGGCGCGCAGCCTGTTGGCATCTTGCTCAGCCACATGCTGGGTGAAGACGACGACAGGTTCGTCAGCGGCCTTGCCGAGGTTTGCCAGCACTACAATGTCCCCCTGCTGGGCGGGGACACCGTTTCGGGCGACGGCACGCGCGTGCTCGGCTGCACCGCCATCGGACGTGCGACGCATGTGCCCGTCCCCGCACGCTCCGGCGCGCAGATCGGTGATCATCTTTACGTCACCGGCAGGCTGGGCGAAGCGATGCTGGGGTTCGAGGCGCTGCGTGATGGCACTGGGGCCGACAGCACAGCCTATCGCCGCCCGCTGGCGCGCATGGCCGAAGGGGAAACGCTCGCCCCGCTCGTGACCGCCATGATGGATGTGTCGGACGGATTGCTACTCGATGCGTTCCGCATGGCCGACGCCAGCGAAACGTCATTCGCCATCGACACCGCCGCCATTCCCGTTGCGGACGATGCCCGCCGCATGGATTGCCTGACATGGGGCGACGATTACGAGCTTCTCTTCACCCTGCCCGCTGACGCGCATCCGCCAATCCCGGCCACACGCATCGGGAGCGTCGAGCCGAAAGGCTTCGCCTCCCTGTTCGTCGATGGCGAGCCGGTGACCAACCCGCAAGGCCTGGGCTACCGTCACGAAGCGCCGTAAGGGCACCCTGCCGTCCCGGCTTCGGGGATAGCGCGCGCTTTGGCGCTTGTGCCCTCGCCTCTCTTTGCTAAGCCTTGCACACCTGCGGACCCGGCAAACCGGGCCGTTTTCATTTGGAAGAGGGGATACAAGCGACATGGAGCTTGTCTTTTACGCAATCATAGCTGGTGTGCTGGCCGTGCTTTACGGCTTCATCACCAGTCGCCAGGTGCTGGGTGCCAGCGCCGGCAACGCCAAGATGCAGGAAATCGCAGGCGCGATCCAGGAAGGCGCGCAAGCCTATCTGAACCGCCAATACACCACCATCGGCCTCGTCGGCGTGGTCGTGGCCGTGCTGGTCGCGGTATTCCTCGACCTTATCCCGGCCATCGGCTTCGTAATCGGTGCCGTACTGTCGGGCGTGGCAGGCTATATCGGGATGAACATCTCGGTCCGCTCCAACGTGCGCACCGCTGCCGCTGCGGAGAAGGGTTTGCAGGAAGGCCTTACCATCGCTTTCCGCGCAGGTGCCATCACCGGCATGCTGGTGGCGGGCCTCGCCCTGCTGGCCATTTCGGTGTTCTTCTACGTGCTGGTCGGCCCGATGGGGCTGGAAGCCAATAGTCGCGCCGTGATCGACGGGCTTGTCGGCCTCGCCTTCGGAGCCTCGCTCATCTCCATCTTCGCGCGCCTCGGCGGCGGTATCTTCACCAAGGCCGCAGACGTCGGCGCAGACCTCGTCGGCAAGGTGGAAGCGGGTATCCCGGAAGACGATCCCCGCAACCCCGCCACTATCGCGGACAATGTGGGCGACAATGTCGGCGACTGTGCTGGCATGGCTGCCGACCTGTTCGAGACCTATGTCGTCACCGTGGGTGCGACCATGGTGCTCACCGCGCTGCTGCTGACCGGTATCGGCGACCTGCTGCTGCCGCTGATGACCCTGCCGCTGCTGATCGGCGGTGCCTGCATCGTCACCAGCATCATCGGCACGTACTTCGTGCGGCTCGGCAAGGGCGGCACGAACGTGATGGGCGCGATGTACAAGGGCTTCGGCGTCACTGCCGTTCTCGCCATCCCGCTGATCTACCTTGTCATCCAGTTCGCACTGGGCGACATGAATGCGCCGATCGGCGGCGTGGACCTGAGTGCGGTCGATGCGGGCAACCCCGCGGAAGAAGGCACTGCTGCCGTCACGCAGAGCTTTACCGGCATGGACCTGTTCTGGTGTTCCCTGATCGGTATCGTGCTGACAGGCGTCATCATCTGGATCACCGAGTATTACACGGGCACCAATTTCCGCCCCGTGCGCTCGATCGCCAAGGCTTCGGAAACGGGTCACGGCACGAACGTGATCCAGGGCCTGGCCATCAGCCTGGAATCGACCGCCCTTCCCACCGTCGTCATCATCGCCGCCATCATCGGTGCGTATGAACTGGCGGGCCTCATCGGTCTGGCTTACGGCGCGACTGCCATGTTGGCACTGGCCGGTGTGGTCGTGGCTCTCGATGCTTACGGCCCTGTCACCGACAATGCCGGCGGTATTGCCGAAATGTCGGGCCTCGATGAAAGCGTTCGTGAAAAGACGGACCTGCTGGATGCCGTTGGCAACACCACCAAGGCCGTGACCAAGGGCTATGCCATCGGTTCCGCCGGTCTTGCCGCGCTGGTGCTGTTCTCCGCCTATACGGCCGACCTTCGGGCCTATTTTCCCGATGTGGACGTCGATTTCAGCCTGGAGAACCCCTACGTCATCGTCGGCCTGCTGCTCGGCGCGCTGCTGCCCTATCTCTTCGGAGCCATGGGCATGACCGCTGTCGGCCGCGCTGCGGGCGATGTGGTTGTCGATGTGCGCGACCAGTTCAAGAACGATCCGGGCATCATGGAAGGCACCAGCCGTCCCAACTATGCCCGCACGGTGGACCTCGTCACCAAGGCAGCGATCAAGGAGATGATCATCCCCTCGCTGTTGCCGGTGCTGGCGCCCATCGTGGTGTTCTTCGTGATCCGCTGGATCGACGGCCCGCAAAGTGCCTTCGCGGCGCTGGGCGCGCTGCTTCTCGGCGTAATCGTGGGCGGTCTCTTCGTGGCGCTTTCCATGACTGCCGGTGGCGGCGCATGGGATAATGCCAAGAAATACATCGAAGACGGCAATCACGGCGGCAAGGGCTCCGAAGCCCACAAGGCCGCGGTGACGGGCGATACGGTCGGTGACCCTTACAAGGACACTGCCGGCCCCGCCGTGAACCCGATGATCAAGATCACCAATATCGTGGCCCTACTGCTGCTGGCAGCCTTGGCGCACTGAGCCGAACCTCCCGAAAGGGTAAACAAAAACCCTCCCCGGCGCGCGTCGGGGAGGGTTTTCTTTACCACGCGCCTTAAAACTTCCTTCTGCCCCCGCCCCATAGAGCACACGGATATTCACGGCACGATCCGACCACCGGAGGTTAACCAGTTTCATTGGCCCAGCATGTCCGCCCTTCCGATCCAGCGGAGCGACACGCATGAGCCATTATGTCGGGCAATTGCACGGACGGTCCGTCGGGTCGCAGCAGATCTTCAATGCGCGCAGCCGTTCGTGGTTCGAAGCCTCCTACCCCGAAGGCCCGCACAAGCTGGAGCATAATCTCCACGCCCATCCGCTGCTGGAGCTGGAAGCGCTGGCGCAATTGGCGCAGACCCTGCCCGCCGAAAGCGTCCAGGTGAGCCCCGCCACACCCGGCCATGCACGGCGCGCCGGATCGACAGCGAATATCGCCGAAACAGTGCGCATGATCGCCGATGCCGAAAGCTGGGTGGCCCTGCGCAATATCGAGCAGGACGCGTCCTATGCCGCCCTGCTGCAAGAATTGCTGGGCGAATTGTCGGAGGTCATCGCCGCCGCGACGGGCCGGATCGTCACGCCCACAGGGGCAATTTTCATTGCCAGCCCCGATGCTGTGACGCGGGATTTCGCGGACTCGCACCACGCGATGTTGCTGCAATTGCACGGTGCCATGGCGCTGGAAGTGACGCCGCCCGTCGATGCGGAGAGGCGCGGCGAT
This sequence is a window from Aurantiacibacter gangjinensis. Protein-coding genes within it:
- the hisG gene encoding ATP phosphoribosyltransferase — its product is MTQTADTARSGPLTFAIPKGRILDEALPVMADAGIVPEAAFHDKLDRSLSFADETGDMRILRVRAFDVATFVAFGAAQMGIVGSDVVEEFDYSELYAPVDLGIGACRLSVAEPADPAEQGSGNASHLRVATKYPNLTSRYFEKQGIQAECIKLNGAMELAPSIGLAGRIVDLVSTGGTLKSNGLVETKVIMQVSARLIVNRAAWKTDPRVAALVERFRAQAEREAA
- a CDS encoding glutathione S-transferase; this encodes MSIELWYWPDIPGRGEFVRLFCEAFEVDYTDMAREQSADAMVEHMHGLSGIRPFAPPYIVDGEVIIGQTPLILQYLSDKEGHGSGEMETDLGLLQLQLDIADFVEEVHSVHHPVAHDLYYADQMDAAFEKAAYFRAQRIPKYLIHFDNAIAASGGPFMLGQQPSHVDTSLFQVMEGLDYAFPRYMKEMQGHWPHLEGLQGAVPEIEGVADYLASEQRLEFSEDGIFRHYEELDEQ
- the thiL gene encoding thiamine-phosphate kinase, producing the protein MNEAEFIAALRSLPLHPGSRGLMDDAAVLEFGGETLVLTHDTMVEGMHFLPSQDMADVAWKLVATNLSDLAAKGAQPVGILLSHMLGEDDDRFVSGLAEVCQHYNVPLLGGDTVSGDGTRVLGCTAIGRATHVPVPARSGAQIGDHLYVTGRLGEAMLGFEALRDGTGADSTAYRRPLARMAEGETLAPLVTAMMDVSDGLLLDAFRMADASETSFAIDTAAIPVADDARRMDCLTWGDDYELLFTLPADAHPPIPATRIGSVEPKGFASLFVDGEPVTNPQGLGYRHEAP
- a CDS encoding FKBP-type peptidyl-prolyl cis-trans isomerase, which produces MKKPVLPLIALGLAAASVVTATAQDMAAPAPGEVGSLEWHNAQQLALHERTAADGWSTLDGGIKFRRFGGDGSGPAPTVEDEITIHYHGTFPDGTVFDSSLERGEPATFPLSRLIRGWQTAIPYMGVGDSATVVIPAEQAYGLEGRGPIPGGATLIFNIDLLGIPSQPSVPPAISQ
- the hisD gene encoding histidinol dehydrogenase; the encoded protein is MRRLSIHDEDFATKFDRIVEDRRESDANVASDVRSIIEQVRLKGDEALVDYTMRYDKHALTADVASWKIGKDQCKVAYDMLLPDVREALDLAATRIRAYHEGQLPEDRDYRDATDTRIGARWNAVEAAGLYVPGGRAAYPSSLLMNAIPAKVAGVDRLVVCTPTPKGAMNDLVLAAAHLAGVDEIWRIGGAQAVAALAYGTRRIRPVDVITGPGNAWVAEAKRQLYGVVGIDMVAGPSEILVIADDRNDPDWIAADLMSQAEHDPTSQSILITDDRAYAAAVEDAVDVLLAQIATGMTATESWAQHGVVVVVDDLLEDAPALANRLAAEHVQIAIDDPEAMFAKIRHAGSVFLGRHTPEAIGDYVAGPNHVLPTGRRARFSSGLSVLDFMKRTSFIELDEAGLAKLGPAAAALAEIEGLPAHARSVTVRLK
- a CDS encoding pirin family protein, translating into MSIVKTVTPTSHDLGGFTVRRAVPSKEARMVGPFVFVDQFGPAQLDLGKGMDVRPHPHINLATVTWLFDGAIEHRDSIGSYSTIRPGTVNLMTAGSGIVHSERSPQEERAKGPALYGMQTWLALPDGQEEIDPAFEAVSDLPWIDGDGARAQIIMGELWGERAPTTTHAETIYAEIVLSEGGSIPIDAEADERALMLVGGDASVDGMALNLYDLVVLKPGAAMTLSSRSGGRVMLLGGEAFATKRHVWWNFVSSDRERINQAKEDWREGRFAKVPGDDAEYIPLPDGKPKTVSYP
- a CDS encoding alpha/beta fold hydrolase; the encoded protein is MSELTRVELQNGIALDVWDSGPRDAPALIFLHGFPENHRTWRHQIEHLNTRFRCIAPDQRGYGNSSRPEGVEHYDPQALVGDIVALAGALDVAEFTVVGHDWGGALAWGIAALGQATGLVTRAVIANAPHPAVFQRLLLTDRAQREASQYMRTFRDPANDALVREHGLGALLQQALSWTDRPDYDPAELAVLMEQWSDPDRAIAMLNWYRASGIGVPGMDDPYADPADVTPPPFPRLDIPTLVIWGMDDEALLPANIEGLDEWVSDLTIQRVPDAGHFVPWEAPDPVNAAMARFLEKTA
- the nusB gene encoding transcription antitermination factor NusB; translation: MSQNKRSPNSRSRARSAARLAAVQALYQRHMEKTALAKLLDEFHQHRLGAEIEDEQYEDAEVEFFDDVVSGVVARQVEIDTLLTGRLAEGWTLLRLDKTMLQILRCGAYELLARADVPMATAISEYVDVAHAFFDQREAKFVNGVLDGVAKEVRA
- a CDS encoding sodium-translocating pyrophosphatase — encoded protein: MELVFYAIIAGVLAVLYGFITSRQVLGASAGNAKMQEIAGAIQEGAQAYLNRQYTTIGLVGVVVAVLVAVFLDLIPAIGFVIGAVLSGVAGYIGMNISVRSNVRTAAAAEKGLQEGLTIAFRAGAITGMLVAGLALLAISVFFYVLVGPMGLEANSRAVIDGLVGLAFGASLISIFARLGGGIFTKAADVGADLVGKVEAGIPEDDPRNPATIADNVGDNVGDCAGMAADLFETYVVTVGATMVLTALLLTGIGDLLLPLMTLPLLIGGACIVTSIIGTYFVRLGKGGTNVMGAMYKGFGVTAVLAIPLIYLVIQFALGDMNAPIGGVDLSAVDAGNPAEEGTAAVTQSFTGMDLFWCSLIGIVLTGVIIWITEYYTGTNFRPVRSIAKASETGHGTNVIQGLAISLESTALPTVVIIAAIIGAYELAGLIGLAYGATAMLALAGVVVALDAYGPVTDNAGGIAEMSGLDESVREKTDLLDAVGNTTKAVTKGYAIGSAGLAALVLFSAYTADLRAYFPDVDVDFSLENPYVIVGLLLGALLPYLFGAMGMTAVGRAAGDVVVDVRDQFKNDPGIMEGTSRPNYARTVDLVTKAAIKEMIIPSLLPVLAPIVVFFVIRWIDGPQSAFAALGALLLGVIVGGLFVALSMTAGGGAWDNAKKYIEDGNHGGKGSEAHKAAVTGDTVGDPYKDTAGPAVNPMIKITNIVALLLLAALAH